The following proteins are encoded in a genomic region of Lachnospiraceae bacterium KM106-2:
- a CDS encoding type I restriction-modification system specificity subunit encodes MSVIELDKLASEIISGTVVSRLESKDGNKIDKIGVLTLKSISNGKIDTEYIQNINVSKRVQDNKLTKYGDIIIKMSTPYDSVYIEKEFEDMIVPSFCCLIRGTQNEIVDPYYLVGYLNSALAKEYLFTSNSSSAASLLKIRDIKKLPVPLPEIVEQRAIGKVFQACSERQVLLTKMMTHEMCMAENIVMDSVREVLKYEEKK; translated from the coding sequence ATGAGTGTTATTGAATTAGATAAATTAGCAAGTGAAATAATATCAGGAACAGTTGTTTCACGTTTAGAGAGTAAGGATGGAAACAAAATAGATAAAATAGGTGTACTTACTTTGAAGTCAATTAGCAACGGTAAAATTGATACTGAATATATTCAAAACATAAATGTTTCGAAAAGAGTTCAAGATAATAAATTAACTAAATATGGAGATATAATCATAAAAATGAGTACGCCATATGATTCTGTTTACATAGAAAAAGAATTTGAAGATATGATTGTACCATCATTTTGTTGCTTAATCAGAGGAACTCAGAATGAAATAGTTGATCCATATTATTTAGTTGGATATTTAAACTCAGCATTAGCTAAGGAATACCTGTTTACATCCAACAGTTCTTCGGCAGCTTCGTTATTAAAAATAAGAGATATAAAAAAATTACCGGTACCATTACCAGAAATAGTTGAGCAACGCGCTATTGGAAAAGTGTTCCAAGCTTGTAGTGAAAGGCAAGTATTATTAACTAAAATGATGACCCATGAAATGTGTATGGCTGAAAATATTGTAATGGATAGTGTAAGGGAGGTTTTAAAGTATGAAGAGAAGAAATAG
- a CDS encoding type I restriction-modification system, DNA-methyltransferase subunit M, with translation MKTSEIISVITHLEKELSDWKYYNAIRGRSHVAVVYLLFLKFLSDIEVTQEKSILVEMEDRFNQYSDFSNSVVHAFLSEKLLDDRENDSIIIKYLDEIHFEKMPLEFGDIIKELSKFDFTIEDEKKEVVLALVMIFSALYGTTPLKDDIGQNDISLIQSAAELLEVEDNMEIYDFSCGVGNLLAMSVKVGCKIYGEEDDIEKAVIASILLRMAGVKDPIIEVGDVLQNPMTVRYKEKLFDRIISAPPIKDKNISAQKLVKMDYIDEFLFRDSFSESGAWIYARHIIQKLSLNGKGILIAPISILSREGVTKDDRTRLAKRESIEAIIQLPTGITSSAIRLCLIILRKGHDDYRENTKIFLVDLSSRKGNDYFKGKNNQALDHEKLTSIVSSKEEIDGISKMVSLHEMDNTEMNFTPAIYMRTITEMVSQGENTEHMRVIHKQLLDQYYQSEKDLNIAISNYYKIKRDE, from the coding sequence ATGAAAACCTCTGAAATTATTTCAGTTATTACCCATTTGGAAAAAGAGTTATCAGATTGGAAATACTATAATGCTATAAGAGGTCGTAGTCATGTCGCTGTTGTATATTTATTGTTCTTAAAATTTTTATCAGATATTGAAGTTACTCAAGAGAAAAGTATATTGGTAGAGATGGAAGATAGATTTAATCAGTACAGTGATTTTAGTAATAGTGTTGTACATGCGTTTTTGTCAGAAAAATTGTTAGATGATAGAGAAAATGATAGTATCATAATTAAATATTTGGATGAGATTCACTTTGAAAAAATGCCTTTGGAATTTGGAGATATCATAAAAGAACTTTCAAAATTTGATTTTACAATCGAAGATGAAAAAAAAGAAGTTGTTCTTGCTCTTGTTATGATATTTTCAGCATTGTATGGGACGACTCCATTGAAAGACGATATTGGACAAAATGACATTAGCCTTATTCAGAGTGCTGCTGAGCTGCTAGAAGTTGAAGATAATATGGAAATATATGATTTTTCATGTGGTGTTGGAAATCTTCTTGCAATGTCTGTAAAGGTTGGTTGTAAAATTTATGGAGAAGAAGATGACATTGAAAAGGCAGTTATCGCGTCTATCTTATTGCGTATGGCAGGGGTTAAAGATCCAATTATTGAGGTTGGAGATGTATTGCAAAATCCAATGACTGTAAGATATAAAGAAAAACTATTTGATAGAATTATTTCAGCACCGCCAATAAAAGACAAAAATATTAGTGCACAAAAACTAGTTAAGATGGATTATATCGATGAGTTTCTATTTAGAGATTCTTTTTCAGAAAGTGGAGCATGGATATATGCCAGACATATAATCCAAAAGCTGAGTTTGAATGGTAAAGGAATTTTAATTGCACCTATATCTATATTATCAAGAGAGGGCGTCACGAAAGATGATAGAACTCGTCTAGCTAAAAGAGAAAGCATAGAAGCAATAATTCAATTACCTACTGGAATAACTAGTTCTGCAATAAGGCTTTGCCTTATAATTTTGCGAAAAGGTCACGATGATTATAGGGAAAATACTAAAATTTTCTTGGTGGATTTAAGTAGTAGAAAAGGAAATGATTATTTTAAAGGAAAAAATAATCAAGCTTTAGATCATGAAAAATTAACCTCTATTGTGTCAAGCAAAGAAGAGATTGATGGAATAAGTAAGATGGTATCCTTACATGAGATGGATAATACGGAAATGAATTTTACTCCAGCTATTTATATGAGAACAATTACTGAAATGGTTTCACAGGGAGAAAATACGGAACATATGAGAGTAATTCATAAGCAGTTGCTAGATCAGTATTATCAATCAGAGAAGGATTTGAACATTGCAATATCGAATTATTACAAGATAAAGAGAGATGAGTAA
- a CDS encoding transcriptional regulator yields MAEIEETYDPIDFGKRLKKIRKQHNITQERFAEILNVSTDSITKYETGKVNIGHDYIIKICKMFNISADYFYFDQNKHLKVDNEINDEDLRCIFSKLDEEERTRAIEILKLAFPKTVA; encoded by the coding sequence GTGGCAGAGATAGAAGAAACATATGATCCTATTGATTTTGGTAAGCGTTTAAAGAAGATTAGAAAACAGCATAATATCACTCAAGAAAGATTTGCCGAAATACTTAATGTTTCGACTGATAGCATCACAAAATATGAAACTGGCAAAGTGAATATCGGTCATGATTACATAATAAAGATTTGTAAAATGTTTAATATCTCTGCCGACTACTTTTATTTTGATCAGAACAAGCATTTGAAGGTTGATAATGAAATCAACGATGAAGATTTGAGGTGTATATTTTCAAAATTAGATGAAGAAGAAAGAACAAGGGCTATAGAGATACTAAAGTTAGCATTTCCTAAAACAGTTGCTTAA
- a CDS encoding site-specific recombinase: MAQVEVIKASEGTVNRRRNIIGSGVTFDRKRVAAYVRVSTDGEEQLQSFHSQKSYYEEKISKNKDWAMVGIYADEAITGTKTAKRDGFLNMIDDCMNGLIDVVLTKSISRFSRNLVDTLQYVRLLKEKGVAIIFEKENINTLSMESEMALALLSTLAQNEVESLSANVKMGIKMKMKRGELMGFNGCLGYDYHPEDKSITVNEEEAEVVRYIFDQYVQGYGAYTISRQLEKLGKKNKKGTVKWSDSGVLGIIKNEKYKGDLLLGKSFTVDPISKRRLENMGEEEQYYLKNHHDPIVSAEIWDKAKEIREERYRINNTVVDGTRMKATRKFAFSSMCQCGFCGKYFSRRSHHQDTHNKKPVWKCTTATKSGIDKCPNSKSMDEVIIENAFLEMFNLLADNFDDVLESVLKSVEETICNDESAAKLSRIDKSLSALESKRKKLTDMLLDDKITKDAYDEKYDDITRKIKQEKEERSLYASNVNAQRDVGKRMRDIRILLNEAEGIKKFDRVVFESIVEKVIVGETNADGSSDPYKLTFVLRGIDNRMVPDAKNRYLNLRKKTG, encoded by the coding sequence ATGGCACAAGTTGAAGTAATTAAGGCAAGTGAGGGAACTGTAAATAGAAGAAGAAATATTATTGGCTCAGGGGTAACTTTTGATAGAAAGAGGGTTGCAGCTTACGTCAGAGTAAGTACTGATGGAGAGGAGCAGTTGCAGAGCTTTCACTCGCAAAAATCATATTATGAAGAGAAAATATCAAAGAATAAGGACTGGGCAATGGTTGGTATCTATGCTGATGAAGCCATTACTGGTACAAAGACTGCAAAGCGAGATGGATTCCTTAATATGATTGATGATTGTATGAATGGGCTTATTGATGTTGTTCTTACGAAGTCAATTTCACGTTTTTCTCGTAACCTGGTAGACACACTTCAGTATGTGAGACTTCTAAAGGAAAAGGGTGTAGCTATTATTTTCGAGAAAGAAAATATAAATACTCTTTCTATGGAAAGTGAAATGGCGCTGGCATTATTAAGTACTCTGGCACAGAATGAAGTCGAGTCATTATCAGCTAATGTTAAGATGGGCATAAAGATGAAGATGAAACGTGGCGAATTAATGGGATTTAATGGTTGTCTCGGATATGACTATCATCCCGAAGATAAATCCATTACCGTGAATGAAGAAGAGGCGGAAGTGGTTCGCTATATCTTTGATCAGTATGTTCAAGGGTATGGAGCTTACACCATATCAAGGCAACTTGAAAAGCTTGGAAAGAAGAACAAAAAGGGTACTGTAAAGTGGTCAGATTCTGGTGTGCTAGGAATAATTAAGAATGAAAAGTACAAGGGAGACCTATTACTTGGCAAGTCATTTACCGTAGATCCGATTTCAAAGAGACGTTTGGAAAATATGGGTGAGGAAGAACAGTATTACTTGAAAAATCACCATGATCCTATTGTTTCAGCAGAGATTTGGGATAAGGCGAAGGAAATTCGAGAGGAAAGATATCGTATTAATAATACGGTAGTAGATGGTACTCGAATGAAAGCAACTCGTAAATTTGCGTTCAGTAGTATGTGTCAATGTGGATTTTGCGGGAAATACTTTTCCAGACGTTCACATCATCAGGATACACATAATAAGAAACCAGTATGGAAATGTACTACAGCCACTAAGAGTGGTATTGATAAGTGTCCAAATAGTAAGTCGATGGATGAAGTAATTATCGAGAATGCATTTTTAGAAATGTTTAATCTGCTTGCTGATAACTTTGATGATGTACTTGAATCGGTACTTAAGTCGGTAGAGGAGACCATTTGCAACGATGAAAGTGCAGCAAAGCTTAGTAGGATTGATAAGTCACTCAGTGCATTAGAGTCAAAGAGAAAAAAATTGACCGACATGTTACTGGATGATAAAATTACTAAGGATGCTTATGATGAAAAATATGATGATATTACACGTAAGATTAAGCAAGAAAAAGAAGAACGAAGCCTTTATGCTTCTAATGTTAATGCTCAAAGAGACGTTGGAAAAAGAATGAGGGATATTCGTATTCTATTAAATGAAGCAGAAGGAATTAAGAAGTTTGACCGAGTGGTCTTTGAGAGTATTGTTGAAAAAGTCATCGTAGGTGAAACAAATGCAGATGGCAGTTCTGATCCTTATAAATTAACCTTTGTGTTAAGAGGAATAGATAACAGAATGGTACCTGATGCAAAGAACCGATATCTAAATCTTCGTAAGAAGACAGGTTGA
- a CDS encoding transposase encodes MEKYMKFTMFKKETSDKKYHENPYRAVNFKRDENGNLICPSGKAFHFKSKQHVYKNKYGRTEEIYECESCEGCQYKNECCPKATKSRIIRMNQELTSIHQEVITNLESIHGALLRMNRSIQSEGTFGVLKWDKSYKRLFRRGEKNVILELTLISCGFNLYKYHNKRQRIELAA; translated from the coding sequence ATGGAAAAGTATATGAAATTCACTATGTTCAAAAAGGAAACATCCGATAAGAAGTATCATGAAAATCCATATCGTGCAGTCAATTTTAAAAGGGACGAGAATGGAAATCTGATATGCCCAAGTGGAAAAGCTTTTCACTTTAAAAGCAAACAACATGTCTATAAAAATAAATATGGCAGAACCGAAGAAATCTATGAATGTGAATCATGCGAAGGCTGCCAATATAAAAATGAATGTTGCCCTAAGGCAACCAAAAGCAGAATCATTCGAATGAATCAGGAATTAACATCAATTCATCAAGAGGTAATTACAAACCTAGAATCAATACATGGAGCACTATTAAGAATGAATCGTAGTATTCAATCTGAAGGAACATTTGGTGTTTTAAAATGGGATAAGTCTTACAAAAGACTATTTCGAAGAGGTGAGAAAAACGTAATTCTCGAACTCACACTGATTTCTTGTGGTTTTAATCTTTATAAATATCATAATAAAAGACAGAGAATCGAGTTAGCTGCCTAA
- a CDS encoding transposase, producing the protein MEHGICSLREIERLCRNDIRYMYLLDGMKAPSFATFGNIIRNELVDSIEQIFRDLNTYIFEKDHVDLEHTYIDGTKIEVNVNRYTWVWKKSCTKNREKVFEKISMLIDAMNQEVLGYLSVKLEKRDEYAVEYISELLEMYKNATNLDESTFVSGCGHRKSLPQKQYQELQGYLERLKTYGHHIEVCGDERNSYSKTDHDATFMRIKRDYMGNDQLLPAYNLQTAVCDEYIAVVDVKPYTSDM; encoded by the coding sequence ATGGAACACGGAATCTGTTCTCTTCGTGAGATAGAGAGACTTTGTAGAAATGATATTCGATATATGTATCTTCTCGATGGAATGAAAGCACCATCCTTTGCCACATTCGGCAACATCATCCGAAATGAACTTGTTGATTCTATAGAACAGATTTTTCGAGATTTAAATACATATATTTTTGAAAAAGATCATGTTGATCTGGAACACACTTATATCGATGGTACTAAAATAGAGGTGAATGTGAACCGCTATACTTGGGTATGGAAAAAGTCCTGTACCAAGAATCGTGAAAAAGTGTTTGAAAAAATCTCCATGCTCATTGATGCAATGAATCAAGAGGTGTTAGGCTATTTAAGTGTAAAATTGGAGAAACGAGATGAGTATGCTGTTGAATATATATCCGAACTCTTGGAAATGTACAAGAATGCAACAAATCTCGATGAATCCACGTTTGTTTCTGGCTGTGGTCACAGAAAAAGTCTTCCTCAAAAACAGTATCAAGAATTACAGGGATATCTAGAACGGTTAAAGACCTATGGACATCATATAGAAGTCTGTGGTGATGAAAGAAACAGTTATTCTAAAACCGATCACGATGCCACATTTATGCGCATAAAACGGGATTATATGGGGAATGACCAGCTACTCCCAGCGTATAATCTACAGACCGCTGTCTGTGATGAATATATTGCAGTAGTTGATGTAAAACCATATACATCAGATATGTAA
- a CDS encoding DNA ligase: MMDIKNIISDLTDELLEARRNYYSGQIESMSDASYDDKEYYLMSLEAKYPQFSRSDSPTKGVGYKPVSKLPKVTHKTPQLSLDKRYDVEEIIDWARERYSDPIRQMD; encoded by the coding sequence ATGATGGATATTAAAAACATTATTTCAGATTTGACAGATGAATTACTTGAAGCGAGGAGAAATTATTATAGTGGTCAGATAGAGAGTATGTCTGATGCATCTTATGATGATAAGGAATATTACCTGATGAGCCTTGAAGCAAAGTATCCTCAGTTTAGTCGTTCAGATTCCCCTACTAAGGGTGTTGGATATAAACCAGTGAGTAAGCTACCAAAGGTTACGCATAAGACACCACAACTTAGTTTAGATAAGAGATATGATGTAGAGGAAATAATTGATTGGGCAAGAGAGAGGTACTCGGACCCTATAAGGCAGATGGATTAA
- a CDS encoding DNA ligase, translating to MGKREVLGPYKADGLTVVLTYMNHKLEDSVTSGNGIVGERILAQASEIINVPHFIDEPGEVIIRGEAVILSNMFEVINESLPEGAEKYKTCRNLASGTIRNLDLSVVRNRKMHLFAFEVQKSGDQEFQTDSEERAWLEKQGFDLVPYEVLHTANDIRQYVKKLGDLRESGTMLFDTDGAVFKLNDKQLCKKSGTTAKYPRYSLAFK from the coding sequence TTGGGCAAGAGAGAGGTACTCGGACCCTATAAGGCAGATGGATTAACTGTTGTTTTAACGTATATGAATCATAAGTTAGAAGACAGTGTGACAAGTGGAAATGGTATTGTCGGGGAGCGAATTTTAGCTCAGGCAAGTGAAATTATTAATGTACCACATTTTATCGATGAACCCGGAGAGGTAATTATTCGTGGTGAGGCTGTAATTTTATCGAATATGTTTGAGGTGATTAATGAAAGTCTGCCAGAAGGTGCTGAAAAATATAAGACATGTAGAAATCTTGCAAGTGGTACTATTCGCAACCTTGATCTTAGTGTAGTAAGAAATAGAAAGATGCATTTATTTGCATTTGAGGTACAGAAATCTGGTGATCAAGAGTTCCAAACGGATTCTGAAGAACGAGCATGGCTTGAAAAACAAGGATTTGATCTGGTGCCATATGAGGTATTGCATACAGCGAATGATATTCGACAGTATGTAAAAAAGCTTGGTGATTTGAGAGAATCCGGAACAATGCTATTTGATACAGATGGTGCTGTATTTAAATTAAATGATAAGCAACTTTGCAAAAAATCAGGTACAACAGCCAAATATCCACGCTATTCGTTGGCCTTTAAGTAA
- a CDS encoding DNA ligase, with translation MVKIERSGEVIPKITEVYFGDDCEIREAELPSLCPCCGHNLEKRGVDLVCTNQDCVGKLKVKLRLMNSREALEIVGLGEETVEILVDKGFISTLGDIFSLKFHSKELIELDGMGEKSVSDLLSNIESAAKKDLPSVITSLCIKDVGPKIAKLIAQKLHPQGIMGLILVPEEDLLSIDGVGPVISKNILSFIHSTEECKLLYIYTYNGVGQINTCKPIVCGALNGKTFVVTGTLSKERKLIEQDIVEAGGKVSSSCSSKTSYLVCGDNPGSSKVASAEKHSISMIDEQLLYEMINNVHII, from the coding sequence ATGGTAAAAATTGAACGATCAGGCGAGGTTATTCCTAAGATTACGGAAGTGTATTTCGGAGATGATTGCGAAATCAGAGAAGCCGAGCTACCTTCGTTATGTCCCTGCTGCGGGCATAATTTAGAAAAACGCGGAGTTGATCTTGTTTGCACGAATCAAGATTGTGTTGGAAAGTTAAAAGTAAAGCTGCGTTTAATGAACTCTAGGGAAGCATTAGAGATCGTTGGCCTAGGTGAAGAAACAGTAGAAATATTAGTTGATAAAGGATTCATTAGTACGCTGGGTGATATATTTTCCCTGAAATTTCATAGTAAAGAACTAATAGAGCTTGATGGAATGGGAGAGAAATCAGTATCAGACCTATTATCTAATATAGAATCTGCAGCCAAGAAAGATCTACCTTCTGTTATAACATCCCTTTGTATAAAAGATGTTGGACCAAAGATAGCAAAACTTATTGCTCAGAAGCTTCATCCTCAAGGAATTATGGGATTGATTCTGGTTCCAGAGGAGGATTTATTAAGTATTGATGGCGTTGGACCAGTTATCTCCAAGAATATCCTTTCTTTTATTCACAGTACAGAGGAGTGTAAATTATTGTACATCTATACATATAACGGAGTAGGGCAGATTAATACTTGTAAACCAATTGTATGTGGTGCCCTTAATGGAAAAACCTTTGTTGTAACAGGTACTTTATCTAAAGAACGAAAGCTGATTGAACAGGATATAGTTGAGGCTGGAGGAAAGGTAAGTAGTTCTTGCAGTTCTAAGACATCTTATTTAGTATGTGGAGATAATCCAGGTTCATCAAAAGTCGCGAGTGCAGAAAAGCATAGTATTTCGATGATTGATGAGCAGTTACTTTATGAAATGATCAATAATGTACATATAATTTAA
- a CDS encoding internalin-like protein: MKKKYFIPIAIAACTIMTSCNISNNHDDRVAKQTKQPAEVTSQEENFSNKKLIKIIQNKIDKKKAKISKSDLEKIEELDLTGTNITDLNDIEKLPNLKTLDLSNTGITDLEPLSNLKQLEDLRLGLNEINSLTPIQNMISLKKLDLDNTYITDINPLNKLVNLEELNLRNSVELQDLTPLKNMVKLKILNINGCERIGEYQSNVKILESLKLLTTLRMQSTGIEKQMFLANLPNLKVLQADLEFNNKKLLNDLGIIELDTMISNDTDLSGLTGLKNLERLYILDGTLQEIPKPIGSLTKLTELVIIDRMGESTIANISCLKKLTQLEKLQIAGNNIKDLDPIKNLTQLKYLDLSNNRITDLSMLGNLINLEYLDLSDNSIEDVGVLKNMRHLKELNIKGNNILDTSGLKKLENETVITN, encoded by the coding sequence ATGAAAAAGAAATATTTTATTCCAATAGCTATTGCGGCATGTACAATAATGACAAGTTGTAATATAAGCAACAATCATGACGATCGAGTTGCGAAACAAACCAAACAACCTGCTGAAGTCACATCACAAGAAGAGAATTTTTCAAATAAGAAGTTGATAAAAATAATACAGAATAAAATTGATAAAAAAAAGGCGAAAATATCAAAAAGTGATTTGGAAAAGATTGAAGAATTGGATTTGACAGGAACAAATATTACAGATTTAAATGATATTGAAAAACTACCAAATTTAAAAACTTTAGATTTAAGTAATACTGGGATTACAGATTTAGAACCATTAAGTAATTTGAAACAATTAGAGGATTTACGACTTGGACTAAATGAAATTAATAGCTTAACGCCAATTCAAAATATGATATCATTAAAAAAATTGGATTTAGATAATACTTACATAACGGATATTAATCCACTTAATAAATTGGTAAATTTAGAAGAACTAAATTTAAGAAATTCAGTAGAACTGCAAGATTTAACTCCATTAAAGAATATGGTAAAATTAAAAATATTAAATATAAATGGATGTGAAAGAATTGGTGAATATCAATCTAATGTAAAAATACTGGAATCATTAAAATTATTAACAACGTTGAGAATGCAGTCAACAGGAATTGAAAAACAAATGTTTTTAGCTAATTTGCCGAACCTAAAGGTATTGCAAGCAGATCTAGAATTTAACAATAAAAAATTATTAAATGATTTAGGAATTATTGAATTAGATACCATGATTTCAAATGATACAGACTTAAGTGGATTAACTGGGTTAAAAAATTTAGAGAGATTATATATTCTAGATGGAACACTACAGGAAATTCCAAAACCAATTGGCAGCTTGACAAAATTAACGGAACTAGTAATTATTGATCGAATGGGAGAAAGTACTATAGCAAATATTAGTTGTCTTAAAAAACTAACACAATTAGAAAAATTACAAATAGCAGGTAATAATATAAAAGATTTAGATCCAATAAAAAATCTAACTCAGTTAAAATATTTAGATTTGAGTAATAACCGAATAACTGATCTCTCAATGTTAGGAAATCTAATAAATTTAGAGTATTTGGATTTGTCAGATAATTCAATAGAAGATGTAGGGGTACTAAAGAATATGAGGCATTTAAAAGAGCTAAATATAAAGGGAAACAATATTTTAGATACTTCTGGACTAAAAAAATTAGAAAATGAAACTGTAATCACTAATTAA
- a CDS encoding holin, toxin secretion/phage lysis: protein MHILFGEFDIHFQALLILMVCDYISGVLIAIYKKEFRSSIGYKGIVKKVGMLLCITVARQIDNLALYNGELETRSVVLLFFSINETLSINENLNKIGISIPKKITKTIKSAKQKLEK, encoded by the coding sequence ATGCATATACTATTCGGTGAATTTGATATTCACTTTCAGGCGCTGCTCATATTAATGGTATGTGACTACATATCAGGCGTTCTAATTGCTATTTATAAAAAAGAATTCCGTTCATCAATAGGTTATAAAGGAATTGTTAAGAAAGTTGGAATGTTGCTTTGCATTACTGTAGCTAGACAAATAGATAACTTAGCTCTTTACAACGGAGAACTTGAAACTCGTTCTGTTGTTCTATTGTTTTTCAGTATTAATGAAACACTTAGTATTAATGAAAATCTCAATAAAATCGGGATCTCGATTCCTAAAAAGATAACAAAAACTATTAAAAGTGCAAAACAGAAGCTTGAAAAATAA
- a CDS encoding transcriptional regulator, TetR family, translating to MQHRNTDLRIQRTRNAIKTAFQDMICEMEANEITVAELTRRAQIHRKTFYLHYTSIEALFEDMLSELAENYYAMWDQLEPPFSFLEVNRVFFEFCAKNTMYQERLMCDPSYRDFCNKLFTTTLQHNRDHYNPYAHCSERVQRIINKFLTTNSLEFYRDWVAAGKDLPLEELIDITGTLLNDAISSFVEPEYYL from the coding sequence ATGCAACATAGAAATACAGATTTAAGAATTCAACGAACCCGTAACGCGATCAAAACAGCTTTTCAAGATATGATCTGTGAAATGGAAGCGAATGAGATCACCGTTGCGGAACTGACAAGACGTGCTCAGATTCATCGAAAGACGTTCTATCTTCACTACACGTCAATTGAGGCTCTGTTTGAAGATATGCTCTCCGAGCTTGCCGAAAATTATTATGCGATGTGGGATCAATTAGAGCCTCCTTTTTCCTTTCTGGAAGTCAATCGTGTCTTTTTCGAATTTTGTGCAAAGAATACGATGTATCAAGAACGTTTAATGTGTGACCCTAGTTATCGCGACTTTTGTAACAAGCTCTTTACGACCACGCTGCAACATAATCGCGATCACTATAATCCATATGCACACTGCTCTGAACGAGTACAGCGTATCATAAATAAATTTCTCACAACCAATTCCTTAGAATTCTATCGTGATTGGGTAGCAGCCGGAAAAGACCTTCCCTTAGAAGAATTGATCGATATCACAGGGACCTTACTTAATGATGCGATCTCCTCGTTTGTGGAGCCGGAATACTACCTCTAA